A DNA window from Nocardiopsis changdeensis contains the following coding sequences:
- a CDS encoding conjugal transfer protein, with product MSPTPPTETPARPRRSGTGGRWWIYAGRGIIWAFFLAVIVNAAMNQYRLWTADAAPVAEQAPAAAEPATAFPEDAAAAFAQGFAQAYFSQGADADEAPAVTLADYVPEDRLRDFAVPEMTVDGIRTVQVNATDDHHGIVTLAAQVGGAPMHLDVPIYAADTGALVVSGLPALLPAPEPATLPAPAEEQATDEAAAEQMTPVITGFLEAWAETPDHLPRYLSPQAQVDPLPEGAFTFGGLGDLTVPPVDGDGPREALATVTWRPAEETDGGLTQHYRITLEQTAGNWFVVDVQGAPAPPAGS from the coding sequence ATGTCCCCCACTCCCCCGACCGAAACCCCCGCCCGGCCACGCCGCTCCGGTACCGGCGGCCGCTGGTGGATCTACGCCGGGCGCGGGATCATCTGGGCGTTTTTCCTGGCGGTCATCGTCAACGCGGCCATGAACCAGTACCGGCTGTGGACCGCCGACGCCGCTCCGGTCGCCGAGCAGGCCCCCGCCGCTGCGGAGCCGGCGACCGCGTTCCCTGAGGACGCCGCCGCGGCGTTCGCCCAGGGGTTCGCCCAGGCGTATTTCTCCCAGGGCGCGGACGCCGACGAGGCCCCAGCGGTGACGCTCGCCGACTACGTTCCCGAGGACCGTCTCCGGGATTTCGCGGTGCCGGAGATGACCGTGGACGGTATCCGCACTGTCCAGGTGAACGCGACCGATGACCACCACGGCATCGTCACCCTGGCCGCCCAGGTGGGCGGTGCCCCCATGCACCTGGACGTGCCGATCTACGCGGCCGACACCGGCGCCCTGGTGGTCTCCGGCCTGCCCGCACTGCTGCCCGCCCCCGAGCCGGCGACCCTGCCGGCCCCGGCCGAGGAACAGGCCACCGACGAGGCGGCCGCCGAGCAGATGACGCCCGTCATCACCGGGTTCCTGGAGGCGTGGGCCGAGACCCCCGACCACCTGCCCCGTTACCTGTCCCCGCAGGCCCAGGTGGACCCCCTGCCCGAAGGGGCGTTCACGTTCGGCGGGCTCGGCGACCTCACGGTGCCGCCCGTGGACGGTGACGGGCCGCGCGAGGCGCTGGCCACCGTCACCTGGCGCCCGGCCGAGGAGACCGACGGCGGCCTCACCCAGCACTACCGGATCACCCTGGAGCAGACCGCGGGGAACTGGTTCGTGGTCGACGTCCAGGGCGCCCCTGCGCCTCCGGCCGGTTCCTAG
- a CDS encoding conjugal transfer protein produces MDLPTYTNIWRIEKRLYKLYDFRLPMPVPVTTAAIFVVIVVVWCTLMALLRVPFSTPWHVLWIVPPFVLAWGATRPVIEAKRLDELAASQIRFLLEARTYVRLRPEYEPARVRTAAVVWHRDPVGAPDRRAHTPAPVVRALPTRPLPSAARQAGAAAA; encoded by the coding sequence ATGGACCTGCCCACCTATACCAATATCTGGCGCATCGAGAAGCGCCTGTACAAGCTCTACGACTTCCGCCTGCCTATGCCGGTGCCGGTCACCACTGCGGCGATCTTCGTGGTGATCGTCGTGGTGTGGTGCACGCTCATGGCCCTGCTACGGGTGCCGTTCTCCACCCCCTGGCACGTGCTGTGGATCGTCCCGCCGTTCGTCCTGGCGTGGGGGGCGACCCGCCCGGTCATCGAGGCCAAACGGCTGGACGAACTAGCCGCGAGCCAGATCCGGTTCCTGCTGGAGGCCCGCACCTATGTGCGGCTGCGTCCCGAGTACGAGCCCGCCCGGGTGCGTACCGCGGCCGTGGTCTGGCACCGCGACCCGGTCGGCGCCCCCGACCGCCGCGCCCACACCCCCGCCCCGGTCGTGCGGGCCCTGCCGACCCGCCCTCTGCCCTCCGCCGCCCGCCAGGCGGGCGCTGCGGCCGCCTGA